One Pseudomonas lalucatii genomic window carries:
- the glnL gene encoding nitrogen regulation protein NR(II), whose protein sequence is MTINDALHRLLLDNLTTATLLLNGELRLEYMNPAAEMLLAVSGQRSHGQFISELFTESAEALSALRQAVEQAHPFNKREAVLTSVTGQTLTVDYAVTPILSRGATLLLLEVHPRDRMLKITKEEAQLSKQETTKLLVRGLAHEIKNPLGGIRGAAQLLARELPDVELKDYTNVIIEEADRLRNLVDRMLGSNKLPSLALTNVHEVLERVASLVEAESQGGIILVRDYDPSIPDLLIDREQMIQAVLNIVRNAMQALAGQKHGLGLGRITLRTRTLRQFTIGHTRHRLVARVEIIDNGPGIPAELQETIFYPMVSGRADGTGLGLAITQNIISQHQGLIECESHPGHTLFSIFLPLEQGATPA, encoded by the coding sequence ATGACTATCAACGACGCACTGCACCGCCTGCTGCTCGACAACCTGACCACCGCCACCCTGCTGCTCAATGGCGAACTGCGGCTCGAGTACATGAACCCGGCCGCGGAGATGCTCCTGGCCGTCAGCGGCCAGCGCAGCCACGGCCAGTTCATCAGCGAACTGTTCACCGAGTCGGCCGAGGCCCTCAGCGCGCTGCGCCAGGCGGTCGAGCAGGCGCACCCGTTCAACAAGCGCGAAGCGGTGCTGACCTCGGTGACCGGCCAGACCCTGACCGTCGACTACGCGGTGACGCCCATCCTCAGCCGCGGCGCGACCCTGCTGCTGCTGGAGGTGCACCCGCGCGACCGCATGCTGAAGATCACCAAGGAAGAGGCGCAGCTGTCCAAGCAGGAAACCACCAAGCTGCTGGTGCGCGGCCTGGCCCACGAGATCAAGAACCCCCTCGGCGGCATCCGCGGCGCCGCCCAGCTGCTGGCCCGCGAGCTGCCGGACGTCGAGCTCAAGGACTACACCAACGTCATCATCGAGGAGGCCGACCGCCTGCGGAACCTGGTCGACCGCATGCTCGGCTCCAACAAGCTGCCCTCCCTGGCCCTGACCAACGTGCACGAGGTGCTGGAGCGGGTCGCCAGCCTGGTCGAGGCGGAAAGCCAGGGCGGCATCATTCTGGTGCGCGACTACGATCCGAGCATCCCCGACCTGCTGATCGACCGCGAGCAGATGATCCAGGCGGTGCTCAACATAGTGCGCAACGCCATGCAGGCCCTCGCCGGACAGAAGCACGGCCTGGGCCTGGGCCGCATCACCCTGCGCACCCGCACCCTGCGCCAGTTCACCATCGGCCACACCCGCCACCGCCTGGTGGCGCGCGTCGAGATCATCGACAACGGCCCGGGCATTCCCGCGGAGCTGCAGGAAACCATCTTCTACCCCATGGTCAGCGGGCGTGCCGACGGCACCGGCCTGGGCCTGGCCATCACCCAGAACATCATCAGTCAGCACCAGGGCCTGATCGAGTGCGAGAGCCACCCCGGGCACACCCTGTTCTCGATCTTCCTGCCGCTGGAACAAGGAGCAACGCCTGCATGA
- the ntrC gene encoding nitrogen regulation protein NR(I) has translation MSRSETVWIVDDDRSIRWVLEKALQQEGMTTQSFDSADGVLGRLSREQPDVIISDIRMPGSSGLDLLARIRELYPRLPVIIMTAHSDLDSAVASYQGGAFEYLPKPFDVDEAVSLVKRANQHAQEQQGLAAPVEQPRTPEIIGEAPAMQEVFRAIGRLSHSNITVLINGESGTGKELVAHALHRHSPRAASPFIALNMAAIPKDLMESELFGHEKGAFTGAANLRRGRFEQADGGTLFLDEIGDMPADTQTRLLRVLADGEFYRVGGHTPVKVDVRIIAATHQNLENLVQDGKFREDLFHRLNVIRIHIPRLADRREDIPTLARHFLGRAALELAVEPKLLKSETEDYLQHLPWPGNVRQLENTCRWITVMASGREVHIDDLPPELLAQPQDSMPVSSWEQGLRQWADQALSRGQSSLLDSAVPAFERIMIETALKHTAGRRRDAAVLLGWGRNTLTRKIKELGMKVDGAEDDGDDDN, from the coding sequence ATGAGCCGCAGTGAAACCGTCTGGATCGTCGACGACGACCGCTCCATCCGCTGGGTCCTGGAAAAGGCCCTGCAGCAGGAGGGCATGACCACCCAGAGCTTCGACAGCGCCGACGGCGTGCTCGGCCGCCTCAGCCGCGAGCAGCCGGACGTGATCATCTCCGACATCCGCATGCCCGGGTCCAGCGGCCTGGACCTGCTGGCGCGGATTCGCGAGCTGTACCCGCGCCTGCCGGTGATCATCATGACCGCCCATTCCGACCTGGACAGCGCGGTGGCCAGCTACCAGGGCGGTGCCTTCGAGTACCTGCCCAAGCCGTTCGACGTCGACGAGGCGGTTTCCCTGGTCAAGCGCGCCAACCAGCACGCCCAGGAGCAGCAGGGCCTGGCGGCGCCGGTGGAACAGCCGCGCACCCCGGAGATCATCGGCGAGGCGCCGGCCATGCAGGAGGTGTTCCGCGCCATCGGCCGCCTCTCCCACTCCAACATCACCGTGCTGATCAACGGCGAGTCGGGCACCGGCAAGGAACTGGTCGCCCACGCCCTGCACCGCCACAGCCCGCGCGCCGCCTCACCCTTCATCGCCCTGAACATGGCGGCCATACCGAAAGACCTGATGGAGTCCGAGCTGTTCGGCCACGAGAAGGGCGCCTTCACCGGCGCGGCCAACCTGCGCCGCGGCCGCTTCGAGCAGGCCGACGGCGGCACCCTGTTCCTCGACGAGATCGGCGACATGCCGGCCGACACCCAGACCCGCCTGCTGCGGGTGCTGGCCGACGGCGAGTTCTACCGGGTCGGCGGCCACACCCCGGTCAAGGTCGACGTGCGGATCATCGCCGCCACCCACCAGAACCTGGAAAACCTGGTGCAGGACGGCAAGTTCCGCGAGGACCTGTTCCATCGCCTCAACGTCATCCGCATCCATATTCCGCGCCTGGCCGACCGCCGCGAGGACATCCCCACCCTGGCCCGCCATTTCCTCGGCCGCGCCGCCCTGGAGCTGGCGGTGGAGCCCAAGCTGCTGAAGAGCGAGACCGAGGACTACCTGCAGCACCTGCCCTGGCCGGGCAACGTGCGCCAGCTGGAGAACACCTGCCGCTGGATCACGGTGATGGCCTCGGGGCGCGAGGTGCATATCGACGACCTGCCGCCGGAGCTGCTGGCCCAGCCCCAGGACAGCATGCCGGTGAGCAGCTGGGAGCAGGGCCTGCGCCAGTGGGCCGACCAGGCCCTGAGCCGCGGCCAGTCCAGCCTGCTCGACAGCGCGGTGCCGGCCTTCGAGCGGATCATGATCGAGACCGCCCTCAAGCACACCGCCGGCCGCCGCCGCGACGCCGCCGTGCTGCTCGGCTGGGGGCGCAACACCCTGACGCGCAAGATCAAGGAACTGGGCATGAAGGTCGACGGCGCCGAGGACGACGGCGACGACGACAACTGA
- the trmL gene encoding tRNA (uridine(34)/cytosine(34)/5-carboxymethylaminomethyluridine(34)-2'-O)-methyltransferase TrmL codes for MFHVILFQPEIPPNTGNIIRLCANSGCHLHLIEPLGFELDDKRLRRAGLDYHEYATLRRHADLDSCLQSLGQPRLFAFTTKGSQPFHEVQYQPGDAFLFGPESRGLPAEIRDALPAERRVRLPMREGCRSLNLSNSVAVAVYEAWRQQGFA; via the coding sequence ATGTTTCACGTGATCCTCTTTCAACCGGAAATCCCACCGAACACCGGCAACATTATCAGGCTGTGCGCCAACAGCGGCTGCCACCTGCACCTGATCGAACCCCTGGGCTTCGAGCTGGACGACAAGCGCCTGCGCCGCGCCGGCCTGGACTACCACGAGTACGCCACGCTCAGGCGCCACGCCGACCTCGACAGCTGCCTGCAGAGCCTCGGCCAGCCGCGCCTGTTCGCCTTCACCACCAAGGGCTCGCAGCCCTTTCACGAAGTGCAGTACCAGCCCGGCGACGCCTTCCTGTTCGGCCCGGAAAGCCGCGGCCTGCCGGCGGAGATCCGCGACGCCCTGCCCGCCGAGCGCCGCGTGCGCCTGCCGATGCGCGAGGGCTGCCGCAGTCTCAACCTGTCCAACAGCGTGGCCGTGGCGGTCTACGAGGCCTGGCGCCAGCAGGGCTTCGCCTGA
- the secB gene encoding protein-export chaperone SecB has protein sequence MTEQANSGAAQGEQSPQFSLQRIYIRDLSFEAPKSPEIFRQEWKPSVALDLNTRQKTLDGDFHEVVLTLSVTVKNGEETAFIAEVQQAGIFLIKGLEAAAMSHTLGAFCPNILFPYARETLDSLVVRGSFPALMLAPVNFDALYAQELKRMQQSTEQAPAS, from the coding sequence ATGACTGAACAAGCTAACAGCGGCGCCGCTCAGGGCGAACAGAGCCCGCAGTTCTCCCTGCAGCGCATCTACATCCGTGACCTGTCCTTCGAGGCGCCGAAGAGCCCGGAGATCTTCCGCCAGGAGTGGAAGCCGAGCGTGGCCCTGGACCTCAACACCCGGCAGAAGACCCTGGATGGCGACTTCCACGAGGTGGTGCTGACCCTCTCGGTGACCGTGAAGAACGGCGAGGAGACCGCCTTCATCGCCGAGGTGCAGCAGGCCGGCATCTTCCTGATCAAGGGCCTGGAGGCGGCGGCCATGAGCCACACCCTGGGCGCCTTCTGCCCGAACATCCTCTTCCCCTATGCCCGCGAGACCCTGGACAGCCTGGTGGTACGCGGTTCCTTCCCGGCCCTGATGCTGGCGCCGGTGAACTTCGATGCGCTCTATGCCCAGGAGCTCAAGCGCATGCAGCAGAGCACCGAGCAGGCTCCGGCCAGCTGA
- the grxC gene encoding glutaredoxin 3: protein MLDIVIYSSDWCPYCIRAKQLLASKGVAFKEIKVDGQPELRAEMTRKARQTSVPQIWIGATHVGGCDDLYALERAGKLDALLKA, encoded by the coding sequence ATGCTGGACATCGTCATCTATTCCAGCGACTGGTGCCCCTACTGCATTCGCGCCAAGCAGCTGCTGGCCAGCAAGGGCGTCGCCTTCAAGGAGATCAAGGTCGATGGCCAGCCCGAGCTGCGTGCCGAGATGACGCGCAAGGCGCGGCAGACCTCGGTGCCGCAGATCTGGATCGGCGCCACCCACGTCGGCGGCTGCGACGATCTCTATGCCCTGGAGCGCGCCGGCAAGCTGGACGCTCTGCTCAAGGCGTGA
- a CDS encoding rhodanese-like domain-containing protein, protein MLANLIEFVTTHYVLSGSFVVLLALLVFTELLKGGKSLSSRELTSLLNSEQGLVLDVRAQKDFSAGHIVGALHIPYEKLAGRIAELEKHKAKILIVVDAMGQQAGSASRELKKAGFNAAKLSGGIASWRGDNLPLVK, encoded by the coding sequence ATGCTTGCCAATCTGATTGAATTTGTCACGACCCACTATGTACTGAGCGGATCGTTCGTCGTCCTCCTGGCGCTGCTGGTGTTCACCGAGCTGCTCAAGGGCGGCAAGAGCCTGAGCAGCCGCGAGCTCACCTCGTTGCTCAACAGCGAGCAGGGCCTGGTGCTGGATGTGCGGGCGCAGAAGGACTTTTCCGCCGGGCATATCGTCGGCGCGCTGCACATCCCCTACGAGAAGCTGGCCGGGCGCATCGCCGAGCTGGAGAAGCACAAGGCCAAGATCCTGATCGTGGTCGACGCCATGGGCCAGCAGGCCGGCAGCGCCAGCCGCGAGCTGAAGAAGGCCGGCTTCAACGCCGCCAAGCTGTCCGGCGGGATCGCCAGCTGGCGCGGTGACAACCTGCCGCTGGTGAAGTGA
- the gpmI gene encoding 2,3-bisphosphoglycerate-independent phosphoglycerate mutase: MSATPKPLVLIILDGFGHSDNPEYNAIHAAATPVYDRLRATQPHGLISGSGMDVGLPDGQMGNSEVGHMNLGAGRVVYQDFTRVTKAIRDGEFFDNAAICSAVDQAVAAGKAVHILGLLSDGGVHSHQEHIAAMAELAARRGAERIYLHAFLDGRDTPPRSAQASIELLDATFAKLGKGRIASLIGRYFAMDRDNRWDRVEQAYQLIVDGQGQYQAADASAGLQAAYERGESDEFVKATVVGAPVRVEDGDAVVFMNFRADRARELTRAFVEPGFAEFQRPRVPQTAGFVMLTQYAASIPAPSAFKPEALTNVLGEYLAKLGKTQLRIAETEKYAHVTFFFSGGREEPFEGEERILIPSPDVATYDLKPEMSAPEVTDRIVEAIEQQRYDLIVVNYANGDMVGHTGVFGAAVKAVECLDACVGRIVAALDKVGGEALITADHGNVEQMEDACTGQAHTAHTCEPVPFIYVGKRPVSLRQGGVLADVAPTLLALMGLEKPAEMSGTSIIALQ, from the coding sequence ATGAGCGCGACGCCCAAACCCCTGGTCCTGATCATCCTCGACGGCTTCGGTCACAGCGACAACCCCGAGTACAACGCCATCCATGCCGCCGCCACGCCGGTCTACGACCGCCTGCGCGCCACCCAGCCCCACGGCCTGATCTCCGGCAGCGGCATGGACGTCGGCCTGCCGGACGGGCAGATGGGCAACTCCGAGGTGGGCCACATGAACCTCGGCGCCGGTCGCGTGGTGTATCAGGACTTCACCCGGGTGACCAAGGCCATTCGCGACGGCGAGTTCTTCGACAACGCGGCGATCTGTTCCGCGGTGGACCAGGCGGTCGCTGCCGGCAAGGCGGTGCACATCCTCGGCCTGCTGTCCGACGGCGGCGTGCACAGCCACCAGGAGCACATCGCCGCCATGGCCGAACTGGCGGCCAGGCGCGGCGCCGAGCGGATCTACCTGCACGCCTTCCTCGACGGCCGCGACACCCCGCCCAGGAGCGCCCAGGCGTCCATCGAACTGCTCGATGCCACCTTCGCCAAGCTCGGCAAGGGCCGTATCGCCAGCCTGATCGGCCGCTACTTCGCCATGGACCGCGACAACCGCTGGGACCGGGTCGAGCAGGCCTACCAGCTGATCGTCGACGGCCAGGGCCAGTACCAGGCCGCCGATGCCAGTGCCGGCCTGCAGGCCGCCTACGAGCGCGGCGAGAGCGACGAGTTCGTCAAGGCCACGGTGGTCGGCGCGCCGGTGCGGGTCGAGGACGGCGACGCCGTGGTGTTCATGAACTTCCGCGCCGACCGCGCCCGCGAGCTGACCCGCGCCTTCGTCGAACCGGGCTTCGCCGAGTTCCAGCGCCCGCGCGTGCCGCAGACCGCCGGCTTCGTCATGCTCACCCAGTACGCCGCGAGCATCCCGGCGCCCAGCGCCTTCAAGCCGGAGGCGCTGACCAACGTGCTCGGCGAATACCTGGCCAAGCTGGGCAAGACCCAGCTGCGCATCGCCGAGACCGAGAAATACGCCCACGTCACCTTCTTCTTCTCCGGCGGCCGCGAGGAGCCGTTCGAAGGCGAGGAGCGCATCCTCATCCCCTCGCCGGACGTCGCCACCTACGACCTCAAGCCGGAGATGAGCGCCCCCGAGGTCACCGACCGTATCGTCGAGGCCATCGAGCAGCAGCGCTACGACCTGATCGTGGTCAACTACGCCAACGGCGACATGGTCGGCCACACCGGCGTGTTCGGTGCGGCGGTCAAGGCGGTGGAATGCCTGGACGCCTGCGTCGGGCGCATCGTCGCGGCCCTGGACAAGGTCGGCGGCGAGGCGCTGATCACCGCCGACCACGGCAACGTCGAGCAGATGGAGGACGCCTGCACCGGCCAGGCGCATACCGCCCACACCTGCGAACCGGTGCCCTTCATCTATGTCGGCAAGCGCCCGGTCAGCCTGCGCCAGGGCGGCGTGCTGGCCGACGTGGCGCCGACCCTGCTGGCGCTGATGGGCCTGGAGAAGCCGGCGGAGATGAGCGGCACCAGCATCATCGCCCTGCAGTAA
- a CDS encoding murein hydrolase activator EnvC family protein, translating to MFRALVLILLSCLLAPAHADDKADAQKQLEAARSDVAELKKLLQQLQEEKSGVQQDLRKTETEMGQLEQQVKGLQQELRQSEEEIRRLDTEKKKLQGARLEQQRLIGIQARAAYQSGRQEYLKLLLNQQNPEQFSRTLTYYDYLSEARMEQLALFNETLRQLHNVEQDIVSQQALLQEQKSALDSRREQLAQARQERRQVLARLNQEFSARDRKLKARQQEQAQLTRVLKTIEETLARQAREAEQARQRALLAARRQQSAPAAGNGPLVSAGAAFGGPFAQARGKLPWPVDGRLVARYGAPRGDDARAKWDGVLIGAAAGSQVRAVHGGRVVFADWLRGAGLLVILDHGNGFLSLYGHNQSLLKDPGDLVEAGEAIATVGTSGGQDTPALYFAIRQQGRPSDPAQWCRAQG from the coding sequence ATGTTTCGCGCCCTCGTCCTGATTCTCCTGTCCTGCCTGCTCGCCCCGGCCCATGCCGACGACAAGGCCGACGCCCAGAAGCAGCTGGAAGCCGCCCGCAGCGACGTGGCCGAGCTGAAGAAGCTGCTGCAGCAGCTGCAAGAGGAAAAGTCCGGGGTGCAGCAGGACCTGCGCAAGACCGAGACCGAGATGGGCCAGCTGGAGCAGCAGGTCAAGGGCCTGCAGCAGGAGCTGCGGCAGAGCGAAGAGGAAATCCGGCGCCTCGACACTGAGAAAAAAAAACTCCAGGGCGCGCGCCTTGAGCAGCAACGGCTGATCGGCATCCAGGCCCGCGCCGCCTACCAGAGCGGGCGCCAGGAATACCTCAAGCTGCTGCTCAACCAGCAGAACCCGGAACAGTTCTCGCGCACCCTCACCTACTACGACTACCTCAGCGAAGCGCGCATGGAGCAGCTGGCGCTGTTCAACGAGACCCTGCGCCAGCTGCACAACGTCGAGCAGGACATCGTCAGCCAGCAGGCCCTGCTGCAGGAGCAGAAGAGCGCCCTCGACAGCCGCCGCGAGCAGCTCGCCCAGGCACGCCAGGAGCGGCGCCAGGTGCTGGCCAGGCTGAACCAGGAATTCTCCGCCCGCGACCGCAAGCTCAAGGCGCGCCAGCAGGAGCAGGCCCAGCTGACGCGGGTACTGAAGACCATCGAAGAGACCCTCGCCCGCCAGGCCCGCGAAGCCGAACAGGCCCGCCAGCGCGCCCTGCTCGCGGCCCGCCGACAGCAGAGCGCCCCGGCCGCCGGCAACGGTCCGCTGGTCAGTGCCGGCGCGGCCTTTGGCGGCCCCTTCGCCCAGGCCCGCGGCAAGCTGCCCTGGCCGGTGGACGGCCGCCTGGTGGCGCGCTACGGCGCGCCGCGCGGCGACGACGCCCGGGCCAAATGGGACGGCGTGCTGATCGGCGCCGCCGCCGGCAGCCAGGTGCGCGCGGTGCATGGCGGGCGGGTGGTGTTCGCCGACTGGTTGCGCGGCGCCGGGCTTCTGGTCATTCTCGACCATGGCAATGGCTTTCTCAGCCTGTACGGGCACAACCAGAGCCTGCTGAAAGACCCGGGCGACCTGGTCGAGGCCGGCGAAGCCATCGCCACAGTCGGCACCAGTGGCGGCCAGGATACCCCGGCCCTGTACTTCGCCATTCGCCAGCAGGGCCGCCCCAGCGACCCGGCCCAATGGTGCCGCGCGCAAGGATAG
- a CDS encoding S41 family peptidase, whose product MPHLPRLTTLALSIALLGGAPLLQAAETPDATAPKVSDKAPLPLDDLRTFAEVLDRIKAAYVEPISDKTLLENAIKGMLSNLDPHSAYLDIDAFRELQESTSGEFGGLGIEVGMEDGFVKVVSPIDDTPASKAGIQPGDLIIKIDGQPTKGLSMLEAVDKMRGEAGSKIQLTLVREGGQPFDVELTRAVIKVRSVKSQLLDDGYGYLRITQFQVNSGDEVLKALNKLRKDNGKKLRGLVLDLRNNPGGVLQAAVEVSDHFLKRGLIVYTEGRIANSELRFSADPADPSEGAPLVVLINGGSASASEIVAGALQDHKRGVLMGTSSFGKGSVQTVLPLNNDRALKLTTALYYTPNGRSIQAQGIVPDIEVARAKLTRERDSGDFKEADLQGHLSNGNGGADRPSTGQTARPSRPQDDDYQLSQALNLLKGLNVTRGE is encoded by the coding sequence ATGCCGCATCTGCCTCGCCTCACCACTCTGGCCCTGAGCATCGCCCTGCTCGGCGGCGCGCCCCTGCTGCAGGCGGCGGAAACCCCGGATGCGACCGCGCCCAAGGTGAGCGACAAGGCACCGCTGCCGCTGGACGACCTGCGCACCTTCGCCGAGGTACTCGACCGCATCAAGGCCGCCTACGTCGAGCCGATCAGCGACAAGACCCTGCTGGAGAACGCGATCAAGGGCATGCTCAGCAACCTCGACCCGCACTCGGCCTACCTCGACATCGACGCCTTCCGCGAACTGCAGGAGAGCACCAGCGGCGAGTTCGGCGGCCTCGGCATCGAGGTCGGCATGGAGGACGGTTTCGTCAAGGTGGTGTCGCCGATCGACGACACCCCGGCCTCCAAGGCCGGCATCCAGCCGGGCGACCTGATCATCAAGATCGACGGCCAGCCGACCAAGGGCCTGTCGATGCTCGAGGCGGTGGACAAGATGCGCGGCGAGGCCGGCAGCAAGATCCAGCTGACCCTGGTGCGCGAGGGCGGCCAGCCGTTCGACGTCGAACTGACCCGCGCGGTGATCAAGGTCAGGAGCGTGAAGAGCCAGCTGCTCGACGACGGCTACGGCTACCTGCGCATCACCCAGTTCCAGGTCAACAGCGGCGACGAGGTGCTCAAGGCGCTGAACAAGCTGCGCAAGGACAACGGCAAGAAGCTGCGCGGCCTGGTGCTGGACCTGCGCAACAACCCCGGCGGCGTGCTGCAGGCGGCGGTGGAGGTCTCCGACCACTTCCTCAAGCGGGGCCTGATCGTCTACACCGAGGGGCGCATCGCCAACTCCGAGCTGCGCTTCTCCGCCGACCCGGCCGACCCCAGCGAGGGCGCGCCGCTGGTGGTGCTGATCAACGGCGGCAGCGCCTCGGCCTCGGAGATCGTCGCCGGCGCCCTGCAGGACCACAAGCGCGGCGTGCTGATGGGCACCAGCAGCTTCGGCAAGGGCTCGGTGCAGACCGTGCTGCCGCTGAACAACGACCGCGCCCTGAAGCTCACCACCGCGCTGTACTACACGCCCAACGGCCGCTCCATCCAGGCCCAGGGCATCGTACCGGACATCGAGGTGGCGCGCGCCAAGCTGACCCGCGAGCGGGACTCGGGCGACTTCAAGGAAGCCGACCTGCAGGGTCACCTGAGCAACGGCAACGGCGGCGCCGACAGGCCCAGCACGGGCCAGACCGCCCGCCCGAGCCGACCGCAGGACGACGACTACCAGCTGAGCCAGGCCCTCAACCTGCTCAAGGGGCTGAACGTCACCCGCGGCGAATAG
- a CDS encoding substrate-binding periplasmic protein — protein sequence MLKTLKIGLVFGLILSACTAQAELPYGYKVVLLTENFPPFNMAVDDKNFARDDAIDGISAEIVRAMFKRAGIDYSLSLRFPWDRLYRLTLDKPNYGLFSTTFTPERQPLFKWVGPIAKSGWVLLAAPGNNLSVGSLKEAAQYKIGAYKNDAVSQHLESQGLQPVNALRDQLNVQKLLKGQIDLWATTDPVGRYLAKQEGVSGLTTVLRFNEAELYLALNKETPDEVVQRLQKALDELRSEGFVDDMTSSYL from the coding sequence ATGTTGAAAACTCTGAAAATCGGCCTGGTGTTCGGCCTCATCCTCAGTGCCTGCACGGCCCAGGCCGAGCTGCCCTATGGCTACAAGGTGGTGCTGCTGACCGAGAACTTCCCGCCGTTCAACATGGCGGTCGACGACAAGAACTTTGCCCGCGACGACGCCATCGACGGCATCAGCGCGGAGATCGTCCGCGCCATGTTCAAGCGCGCCGGCATCGACTACAGCCTGTCCCTGCGCTTTCCCTGGGATCGCCTGTACCGCCTGACCCTGGACAAACCCAACTACGGGCTGTTCTCCACCACCTTCACCCCCGAGCGCCAGCCGTTGTTCAAGTGGGTCGGGCCCATCGCCAAGAGCGGCTGGGTCCTGCTCGCCGCCCCGGGCAACAACCTCAGCGTCGGCAGCCTGAAAGAGGCGGCGCAGTACAAGATCGGCGCCTACAAGAACGATGCGGTCAGCCAGCACCTGGAAAGCCAGGGGCTGCAGCCGGTCAACGCGCTGCGCGACCAGCTCAACGTGCAGAAGCTGCTCAAGGGGCAGATCGACCTGTGGGCCACCACCGACCCGGTGGGCCGCTACCTGGCCAAGCAGGAAGGCGTCAGCGGGCTGACCACGGTGCTGCGCTTCAACGAGGCCGAGCTGTATCTGGCGTTGAACAAGGAAACCCCGGACGAGGTGGTGCAGCGCCTGCAGAAGGCCCTGGACGAGCTGCGCAGCGAAGGCTTCGTCGACGACATGACCAGCAGCTACCTGTAA
- a CDS encoding substrate-binding periplasmic protein, whose protein sequence is MFKRLRLACLGTLMLLAGAAHAEIDPDYRMVLLTENFPPYNMAINGKNFAQEDNLDGIAVDIVREMFKRAGIQYNLTLRFPWDRIYKLALEKPGYGVFVTARLPEREALFKWVGPIGPDDWVLLARGDSPISLSSLEQAKQYKVGAYKGDAIAQHLEERGLQPITALRDQLNAKKLMEGQIDLWATGDPAGRYLAKQEGVSGLKTVLRFDSAQLYLALNREVPDEVVQKLQSELERMRDEGFVDDILNSYL, encoded by the coding sequence ATGTTCAAGCGTTTACGGCTGGCCTGCCTCGGTACCCTGATGCTGCTGGCGGGCGCGGCCCATGCCGAGATCGACCCGGACTACCGCATGGTGCTGCTGACGGAGAACTTTCCGCCGTACAACATGGCCATCAACGGCAAGAACTTCGCCCAGGAAGACAACCTCGACGGCATCGCCGTGGATATCGTGCGCGAGATGTTCAAGCGCGCCGGCATCCAGTACAACCTGACCCTGCGCTTCCCCTGGGACCGCATCTACAAGCTGGCGCTGGAGAAGCCGGGCTATGGCGTATTCGTCACCGCCCGCCTGCCGGAGCGCGAGGCGCTGTTCAAGTGGGTCGGGCCGATCGGCCCGGACGACTGGGTGCTGCTGGCCAGGGGCGACAGTCCGATCAGCCTGAGCAGCCTGGAGCAGGCCAAGCAGTACAAGGTCGGCGCCTACAAGGGCGACGCCATCGCCCAGCACCTGGAGGAGCGGGGCTTGCAGCCGATCACCGCGCTGCGCGACCAGCTCAATGCCAAGAAGCTCATGGAGGGGCAGATCGACCTGTGGGCCACCGGCGATCCGGCCGGCCGCTACCTGGCCAAGCAGGAGGGCGTTAGCGGCCTGAAGACGGTGCTGCGATTCGACAGCGCCCAGCTGTACCTGGCCCTCAACCGGGAGGTGCCGGATGAGGTGGTGCAGAAACTGCAAAGCGAACTGGAGCGGATGCGCGACGAAGGATTCGTCGACGATATTCTCAACAGCTATCTGTAA
- a CDS encoding substrate-binding periplasmic protein, with protein sequence MPAVRLFAVVLLLCEVGLAHAQNLVLLTENLAPFNQAVSGRNFAKNEGVTGISSDTLRAVCARAGVECQQILRFPWARVYQQALNEPGYGLFSTARTPAREKQFKWVGPIASNDWVLMARADSPIRLGSLQEAAQYRIGGYQGDAISQYLIDRGLPVQLALRDNKSLEKLVKGQVDLWVTADPGGRYLARQEGVDALRVVQRFHTAELYLALNLATPDALVQRLQGALDALRAEGELSRIVARY encoded by the coding sequence ATGCCCGCCGTACGGCTATTCGCTGTTGTCCTGCTGCTGTGTGAGGTCGGCCTAGCCCACGCACAGAACCTGGTCCTGCTCACCGAGAACCTCGCGCCCTTCAACCAGGCGGTGAGTGGGCGCAACTTCGCCAAGAACGAGGGCGTCACCGGCATCAGCTCCGACACCCTGCGGGCGGTCTGCGCGCGCGCCGGGGTCGAGTGCCAGCAGATCCTGCGCTTCCCCTGGGCGCGGGTCTATCAGCAGGCGCTCAACGAGCCCGGCTACGGCCTGTTCTCCACCGCCCGCACGCCGGCGCGGGAGAAGCAGTTCAAGTGGGTGGGGCCGATCGCCAGCAACGACTGGGTGCTGATGGCCAGGGCCGACAGCCCGATCCGGCTGGGCAGCCTGCAGGAGGCCGCGCAGTACCGCATCGGCGGCTACCAGGGCGACGCCATCAGCCAGTACCTGATCGATCGGGGGCTGCCGGTGCAGCTGGCGCTGCGCGACAACAAGAGCCTGGAGAAGCTGGTCAAGGGGCAGGTCGACCTGTGGGTCACCGCCGACCCCGGCGGTCGTTACCTGGCCAGGCAGGAGGGCGTCGATGCCTTGCGCGTGGTGCAGCGCTTCCATACCGCCGAGCTCTACCTGGCGCTCAACCTGGCCACTCCCGACGCGCTGGTACAGCGCCTGCAGGGGGCCCTGGACGCCCTGCGGGCCGAGGGCGAGCTGAGCCGGATAGTGGCGCGCTACTGA